The following are encoded in a window of Primulina eburnea isolate SZY01 chromosome 4, ASM2296580v1, whole genome shotgun sequence genomic DNA:
- the LOC140830896 gene encoding serine carboxypeptidase 1-like, with translation MMGRRYSYCLYMILIQTLASYVPSLAAPEGSLITQIPGFSGNFPSRHYAGYVTIDENHGKKLYYYFVESERNPWEDPVVLWLNGGPGCSSFDGFVYEHGPFNFEAGKPHGSLPTLHRNPYSWSKVSSILYLDSPSGVGLSYSENISDYITGDLKSASDSHIFLLKWFELYPEFISNPFFISGESYAGIYVPTLAYEVAKGIDAGIKPILHLKGYMVGNGVTDDVIDGNALVPFVHGMGLISEELFEEVTIQCNGNYYNSTADSCQKKLAIVDEEIKDINVYDILEPCYHATPSKISFTTTKLPQSFRRLGVTKRPLPVRKRMFGRAWPLRAPVIDGLVPSWPQLLSEVDVPCTDDEVATAWLNSEAVRRAIHAEPKSVAGNFELCTDRLKFYHDAGSMIKYHKNLTSRGYRALIYSGDHDMCVPFTGSEAWTRSVGYKKADSWRPWFVNDQVAGYIQVYENNLIFLTIKGAGHTVPEYKPREALAFYSRWLADKKI, from the exons ATGATGGGACGTCGATACTCATACTGCTTGTATATGATATTGATTCAAACTCTGGCAAGTTATGTGCCATCTTTGGCCGCACCGGAAGGTTCTCTTATAACTCAGATTCCTGGGTTTAGTGGAAATTTTCCTTCAAGACACTATGCTGG ATATGTGACAATTGATGAAAATCATGGAAAGAAATTGTACTACTATTTTGTTGAGTCCGAGAGGAATCCATGGGAAGACCCTGTTGTGCTGTGGCTCAATGGTGGTCCGGGGTGCTCAAGCTTTGATGGATTTGTTTATGAACATG GTCCCTTTAATTTTGAGGCCGGAAAACCACATGGTAGCCTCCCCACCCTGCATCGGAATCCATATAGCTGGTCTAAG GTATCAAGTATTTTGTATTTAGACTCTCCGTCGGGTGTTGGATTATCTTACTCAGAAAATATATCCGACTATATCACAGGAGACTTAAAGAGTGCTTCTGATTCCCATATATTTCTCCTCAAG TGGTTTGAGCTCTATCCAGAATTCATATCCAATCCGTTCTTTATATCTGGTGAATCATATGCTGGAATATATGTGCCGACTTTGGCTTATGAAGTAGCTAAAG GGATTGATGCTGGTATAAAGCCCATTCTCCACCTGAAG GGTTACATGGTGGGAAATGGAGTTACGGATGATGTTATTGATGGTAATGCTCTTGTACCTTTTGTGCATGGAATGGGTCTTATATCAGAGGAACTTTTCGAG GAAGTTACTATTCAATGTAATGGGAACTACTATAATTCGACGGCTGACTCTTGTCAAAAAAAGCTTGCAATAGTAGATGAA GAAATCAAGGATATAAACGTCTATGACATTCTCGAACCATGCTATCATGCTACACCAAGTAAGATTTCATTCACAACAACAAAACTGCCTCAGAGCTTCAGGAGATTGGGTGTGACCAAAAGGCCTTTACCAGTGAGAAAACGAATGTTTGGTCGTGCATGGCCTCTTAGAGCTCCTGTAATAGATGGACTTGTCCCGAGTTGGCCACAGCTTCTTAGTGAAGTAGACGTTCCATGCACT GATGATGAGGTTGCAACTGCATGGCTGAACAGTGAAGCAGTTAGGAGAGCAATCCATGCTGAACCT AAATCTGTGGCAGGAAACTTTGAGCTGTGCACAGACAGACTCAAATTTTATCATGATGCTGGGAGCATGATCAAATATCATAAGAACCTCACATCCCGGGGATATCGAGCTCTCATATACAG TGGGGATCATGATATGTGTGTTCCATTCACGGGAAGTGAAGCTTGGACTCGATCCGTCGGATACAAGAAAGCTGATTCATGGAGGCCTTGGTTTGTGAATGACCAAGTTGCAGG ATACATACAGGTTTACGAAAACAATCTCATCTTCCTCACCATAAAG GGAGCTGGACATACTGTACCAGAATACAAACCACGTGAAGCATTGGCGTTCTACTCACGCTGGTTGGcagataaaaaaatatga